CAtcacccatctacccatccatccagtAGATTCTCAGTGGTTACTCTCGTTTATTTTTGGTGGTCTGTGCTGGGCACATTTAGAGGCATCTCCTGTTTTCTCCAGAGCCGGCATGATGCAGGAGTGAGACGGGCTGGCCATCCCCTTATGAGAGTTACAGGAAGTCTGAGTGGAAGGACCCTTATTGGACACCATCACTCTGAAATTCAGTGATGCGAAATAAGGCCCAGCTTGGCGGAATGCTCCTGGGCAGCATGCAGGCGCCATGTCGGGTATTAGGCTTTGGGGGAGCCAAGGCCACTAGAGGGCAAGCAGGAGGCAGGCTGGAGGGCACTGCTGGAAGCCAGATGGCTCCAGCACCAGGCTCCTGAGGACGGACGGTGCTCCAGGCCCCGGGGAGCTCACCGGGAGGCGGGGCTGGCCAGCTAAAGTGCTAATGACCCCAGACAGCGGCAAACTCCGCCTCTACCTCCAGGCCCTAGCACACAAAGCCTTTCCTCTCCGGGCTCCTCCAAGGCAGGTTGTCTCTGGGAGGGAGGCCCACCttctccattcctccctccccaggttcCACTGCTCCTGGTGCTGGCACACCTGGCAGTCGCCCCATGTGGTCATCCTCTTCCACATGTACCTGGACCGCGCCCGGCGGACGGGCTCCGTGCGCATGCGCATCTTCAAGCAGCTGTGCTACGAGTGCGGTGCGGCGCGGCTGGACGAGTCAAGCATGCTGGAGGAGAACATCGAGAGCCTGGTGGACAACCTCATCACCAGCCTCCGCGAGCAGTGCTACGACGAGGACGGCGGCCAGTACCGCATCCACGTGGCCGGCCGCCCGAACAGCGGGCCGCACCGCAGCGAGTTCTGCGAGGCCTGCCAGGAGGGCATCGTGCACTGGAAGCCCAGCGAGAAGCTGCTGGAGGAGGAGGCAACCACCTACAACTCCGGTGCCTCTAAGTCAAGGGCACAGGAGGGCTGGGGCTACAACTTCTTCTCCCTTCGCTGGTGCGTCTTCGCAGCCTCCCTCTGCGTGCTTATTGTCTACCTGCAGTACTCCTTCCGCAGCTCTGTGCTCTTTTAGTGGCTGAGTTGGGAGGTGGGAACAGGGCACACACGGGCAAGACACAATTCTTGTCCTGATTCAACTATGGATTCAATATATGATGCTGGACAATATATGATCCAATATATGATGCTGGATGATTCTGTTATCTCCCTGGGGCTCAGTTTATTCCTCTGCAGAATGAGAAATTTGCTCTTGGAGATATTTAATGGTCTCTCCATGTTATGGGGAAAGGGGAGAAGAGTCGAAGGAGGTTTAGCACTTTCCAGGTTTGGTGGTATTACTAAACCTACAGGGAGGTATcttctccctccacctcctccacctccctctcTACCCCTCCTTTTGCTTCATTTCCATGTCCTACTACAGTAGGATACCATTAGGTCCCTGAGTTGCCCTGACCTCATTCTCAAGTCTATCTTCAGTTGCCTCTGAACATGCTTCCATGATTTGCCTTCAAGTGGGCAGTAGCCCCACCCAATGCATCATCAATCAATATTCAGTACTTCTTCACCCAGTCTCTCTGCTGGAAAGTCTGCTCCCACCATTCTGAAAGACTCGTGATTTTTTACTCTGGTGCTAGGGTCTGCTTGGCTGGAATTATTTAGAGCTGTACTGCCCAGTATATtagccactagccatatgtggccattaaaatttaaattaattaaaattaaattaaaacatcagTTTCTCAGTTGTACCAGCCACACAGCAATTGCTTATGGCTCATATTATACTCTGGAGATATAGAACATCATCACAAAAATTTCTGTTGGGCAACACTGGTCTAGAACTTGAAATTCCCACTTAAATGTATGTGGACTTATAAAATAAGAGGTGGGCACAGATTTAAAGTTGCAGCATGAAGCCTTCTGGGGGCAGGGACAGATGGGGCGTGATGTAGTAGAGAtgtacaaataaatatgtaaccTCTGTGCTTTTGGCTGTCAGTTGATTGGAATCTGTGGATCCCAGTGTTGTCTAAACTTGTTTCCTGGGGAGGAGAACCTGTGAAAATTCACTGCAAGATGATAattctgtctctctccatctccctctctctctgtgtatGTGCGTGATGGTTTGTGGTTTGAAGAACACATTCCTGTATATTAAGAAATGTGTGCTCTGTGGCACCTCTACTTACAAGTGACGCAGGGAGACATTCATCTGCCATCCTATATGAAAATACCTTGTAGCAGATTCTACAGCTGTGCTAGTGCCTGGGGATAGTGAGGGGAGGGGCATATAAGGCAAATCTGTGGGTGTAGATCTTCCAGGTAACAGTGGGGCTGTGTGGGCAGGTGATGACCAAGGGGAAGCATGAGCCACGGTGACAGACAACACCTTTCCTTTTACCCAGTTGCAAGGCTGCACCATCTAGAGGGAAAGCATTTACTGCACCCATTCCCAGGCCTAGCTGTGACTTGGGCAAGTTGTCTCATGGTCTGGCATCAGATGATCCTGTGTTTATTACTGACTGGAATAGGAAGCAGAAACTTTCTATTCACACCCCTAATTGTTTCCTGACATCCATGCCTTTCGATGGCCCACCTTTAAAGCTTCTGCCCCACATGATACCTGAGAACTAAACCTGAGGTTCAAAGCTGTGTGTCTGACTACGGCATTCCCAGAGATGGGCTGTCAGGGCACTGGGTCCTATTTGCCCACTGTCTGTGCAGGCTGGCTTTACTCTCCTCCAGCTTTGTCAAGGAGATTTTGGTGGCTTGCCTAGATTCCTCTGTGGACTTACAGGAGCAGAGAGCTGGGTAATATGGAAGAATCTACTTTCCTTTGTTTGGGTGCAGTAGAGATACAGGAAGAACATCAGGCTGGAGCATTTGTGGAGAAGCAAGCAAGTAAGGTTGCAGTCACCTCGGTCAGCTACAAAGGATGCTCAACTGGGGCTATACAGAGCGTTTGTCTGCAGAGCGCTGCTCAGCTGCAGGCACATGGTGGCTTCTGGGAAAATGAGCATTAGGGAATAAGTGGTCTCCAGAGGGCTGTTTGGCCCCTGCCTTGGTGCACCCTCAGAGCCTCAAGGGAACATGAACAGACAGGATTGGGATGAAGTGGCACCAGCAGCATTTGTTACTAAAATTGTGGTTTGTGAGTCTGGGAGAGACAGTGGGGACTGTGTTGGGGGAAGTCTGGTTTCAGGTGGGTCAGAGAAGCTGGAGCCTCTGAGGTGAGACCTGGGAATTCAGGAGGAAGAGTCCCTGAAAATGGAAGTGAAGGCGAGGGGCTAGACCAGGAGAAATGTGATGAGGTCTGCAACAAATCCCAGAAGATCTCCTTTGTTGTCAGTGCATTCTTCTTAgtatataaatatgcatgtatctctcatatttaaaaatgaccCTTCtcgtaaaaagctaaccttttcaaacaatatggcttctctctcacttaccaactttacatctccctgtatggccctggaagatgactggttagccagagacgggtaaattcctcaagggaggaacaacctaagacaggcacagtcgcaggggggccatcaggtgagaaattggggatcaacagtgatgaggcttagaacctcaccccccctgttttgagagaaatcttctacatctgtggatgttttaatgcccttgtctagcctggattaacacatagtctacaggcacacacctgatcatctacatttgctctcttacaacactaaactatgttttctacctttatcttgcatctacctaccacttcagcattttattaaaaataaaaataataataataataaagggagaaatgtgggatccacatataaatcaagtataaaaatcaaacgaatattcatatttgacctgattgtttatagttcataatgtgtgatcaaaaccaaaagtttctgtgatgaatgcccttgtactgttcaccgtgtaagaacttactcactatgtaagaatttgttcaccatgtaagaacttgtttgtcatgcttcagaagattggagactgatgagaattaggcttggggtggattaatgattgtgcattgagcattgactcccctatacagaattttattgttgttaacaaccatttgatcagtaaatataatatgagagatgccctctcaaaaaaaaaaatgacccttCTCAGACTTCACATCCCCTCTGACTATTgccatgcatttaaaaaataattccttcaAAGCCAAGTTTCTCAAAAGAGTGGATTATATTTATCTCTACCTCTTATTTAGTCCTTAATTTGTGAAAGTCTCATTTCCATGTCCCTAAAATTGtcaccccacaccccactgccaaACAGACAACCACTTTTCTGTCTGTGTCTACCTTGGTCCCACTGCTgcatttttccctccctccttgaaGACCCTGCCACAGCCCTGGGCCTCTAGTTCTCCCACTTTTGTATCCTCACTGCTGTGATCATCTTTCTCTCATCCATTCCTTTCAGGCTGGTGTTCCCCAGGAGTCtcactctgctcctttccattcAGTAACACATAATCACCATGACTTAGGTGTTCACTAGTCTTTTGAACTCCTCTAAGCATTGCCACTGGCCTTCAGACCTGTAGACCAATTGTCCTGTCCACTGGGAGTTCTGTCAGCATGGCCAAAGCCCACTTCATTATTCTTGCTCCCCATCCAAACTTGCTCCTCCTACTTTTCTGAAATCAGGGAATAATATCCTGTCACCCATTGCCCTTTCCCACCCCCACAGGAATTGAGCACCATATCCTGTTGACTGTTCTTCCCAAGCACCTCTGGGATtgctctctgttctttctttcctgctttctgctgCCTGAGCTTGTCATTTGGTGTCCCTTTCCTCTGTAGCCTCCCCAGTTGCAGCCCACCCTCCATGGTACCACTATTCAGGGGGGATTTTCTAATAATTAGATATGATCACCTTACTGCCTTAAACTCTTTCCAAGCTCTCTCCTGCTAATGGTTAAGACTTAGTCTCATTAGCCAGGCCCACTGCTTTCCCTGGTAATAATAATACAAGACTTCTATTGAGAAGGAGTTTGGTAAGCACTTGCTATTACAATTATATCCTGTGGGTGAGGTGCTGGGCTAGGTGCTTTGTGTGCATCACTTCATTTAATTCTGGCAACAACCCTTTGTggcaggtactattattagcTCTGTTTTATGGTTtaggcttagagaagttaagaaactttTTCATGGCAACTCAGTTAGTATGTCATGGTGTTGCACCTGTAATCCAGGCGCACTCTGATTCCAGAGCTTCAGTTCTCAATCACTATACTATCCTGCCACTGGTCaagccagtgcttctcaaactcagATGTTCATTCTCCCTGGAATCCTGTCCCCATCTGGCTTTcaagagcttttcctttgagatcagcCTGAGCATTAGCTCCTGCATGAACCTGACTTTCAGAGCTCCAGACAGTGTTAGGATCTCACCACCTTGAGGCTTCCCCTGCTACTTAGCTGCTCATATTGTATTTGTCACTGCTTGTTTGCATGTGTATCTGCCTGCTATCATCTGTCTATCCTAGGACCTGGCACAAAGTAACTGCTCAGTCAGAATGGTTACTAGCTGAATTCTTGTCTTGTTAGATGTACTCTTCTTTACCAAAAGAACCACCCTGTATATATCTCATGTACCCTGATAACCCCAAGCAGGAAGGGCAGGAAATGCTCACTTTGTGCCAGTTGTGATGTGTAATTTCCTCTTAATAACAACCCAGGAGAGGTACTATATCCACACTTACAAAGGGAAATTTAGTCTTAGCCAGATACTCAGTTTGTAAGGCTTTTGAACTGATTAGATTAAATCTGGTAGGGGAGCCCAGATTGTCAAGAAATGAATTAAATAGGCCCATCTGGGCTCAGTATATAACACAAACTGAGACTCAGTTCAGAGCCTGGACAATTGTCATGGCACCTCCACCGGAGGGCAGTGTCACCAACTAACATCTGGATGACAGCTGGATTCCAGGACAGAACCTAAAGACAGAGAAGGAATTTGGACTTCTAAAAACCAGTAGACAGAGATGTCTGAAAAATGTGCAAAAATTGTCTGCTAGAATAGTTGGCAGGAACTTGAGGAGAGAACTCTTGTAGATGCTTGTGTGAGACTAAGCCTGTGTGCATGGACTTTTGTTGATATAATGTGGAGTGAGTATTTGTTCCCCAGCTTTCATGAGGCCTGTGTGACCTGTCAGGAGAGGACTCTTATtatatttttggtttctttgtatgtCCTGTAACTACATCTGTGTCATAGGTGTTATAAGAAGGTAGTACTTTGTAACCCCTATGTGCATGTTTGTGGTGATTTTACACCCTTGCTGGTTGGCAGTTATTTGCAGAGTCCCTGATGCAGTGGTGTGTctctgggaggaagggggttCTCTGCCCAGGGAAAGCTCCCTATGAAGGTACCCatacagaaggaagagaagggtgAGAAGTTGAGAAAAgggttttttatttctcatagcCTAGTCTCTCTCATGGCACGCTCCCAAGTCCTCCTTCTCTGGCTTTGGTGGGCTCTCCGCCCCCTTACTTGCCTCTGCTCCCCATGCTCTGACCTTCCAGCCATGGCTCCCACTCCgctaacccccacccccacccctgtcaCCTTCCTCTGGGAgcaactctgtgggtgggtccctggtgactggtgggtgcttgaccaattatgtaccagtaatggaaagaaggaaagaatggctGTTACTCTCTACCCCTTACCCTGGATGGGACTGGTGGCTCTGCTATAGTAAATATCCCATTGATATGCAAACAGGCCCTTATATGCATATCACTATCAGAGCCAAGGGAGAAATTCTGGtcaaaaacttccatttaccccacaagaGGCCAGTAAGACATGCAAAGGAACACTGTGCTGAAACTCTGGAGATCTGGGCAGTTGTCCAGGGATATAGTGGAATGAGTCAGGATAAAGCCGTTACTATCCCCGGAAAAACATCATGGACTATATTCTATGGTTATACGCCtgtatttcttccattttcatcCATAAGTCAACATACATCTACTCTGGTCTTCATTCCTAGGCTGTCCTAAGTTCCAGGAACACAGTAATCAGGCATATTATCAATGTACCTGAGTTGGAGGCCTCCTGATGTGTGCTAGTCAATGCTGTGCTAGGAATGGGGACGACCTAACCATACCTCGGGGAAGAGGGTTTAGGAAGGCTTCTTAGAAGATGAGCATGCAGGGGGTGTTTTGAAGGATGTGTAGAAGAGGTCGGGAGATCAAGGTTGGGTGCTAAGTGCGTCCCAGgctgagggaagaaggaaggcccagaggcagagcctatTTCTTGTGTGGATAGTGGGAAGCAACCAAACACCAGAAGACAGCAGGAGGCGGATGGAGCATGAAAGGAATCTGGGAGAACCATCTAGAGACAAGGCAGACACCCAAGGCAGGCTGTCACTGGGTGAGCACAGTGCTCTTGACTCAAGTAAGGAGTGAGGCAGAAGTATTTTGATGTATGATAGACATTTCATGGTAATGCTTAGAACTtggttttaaaaggaaagagaaaaaagaatgctaAATGGCAATCTTACCCTGTTGCCATCTACAAGCATGAATGTCTGTATATGTTGTCCTGGGCTCTAGGGCAAGTATTACAGGAAGTATCCAGTTTCTCTCCTCATGCTGATCTTCTCcatccatctttctttctctctccagcaGCTGAGAATAGTCTCAGTTCTCACTTTACAAATACAAATGAATGATTTGCTCAAGTGCTCTGGGGGCAAGGAAAATTTGGGCTGCAAATCACAAAACTAGTAAGTCATGTACACAGAAAGCTTTGTTTATTCAATGCTGAAAATAAAGTCAATTAACTAATTTAATAATCAGTGAAAGGAGGGGATTTCTGTTTCTGGTCCCAAGTATTCACATATGTTGACTCAGCTGAGAACAGTTATaggaaaatgattttctttttgcttattagTTGTACAATAAAAGTGAATTCTTCTTTAAGACtttaaatatacatttgtttATATCCATTACATATAGTGGATTCATTTAACAAGGATGTGTGCCTAATAAAGTAAAACATATAAAACTTTTGattttgtatgtgtgtctgtgtgtgtgtgagtgttcaTACAGCAAAGtgtttatataaaaaaatgagaaataggcAAGCAGCCTCTGAACTGTGGGAGCTGGCCTGGCCATCTCTGGGGTAAATtgcagcatttccagaatctcccacctggtcTTAGTCCATTTCCACGTCTATAGATGTTTACTGCTGCAGCCTCCTGTAGCCTCTGGGAcaagggctggagagagggaggccgttctctcctcccctctgttcctgatatgtaattggtctggcacctGCCAGTCACTGGGGACCCACCAGCAGAGTTCCTGCCAGAAGAACCAGGCAGGGAAGTGAGCTTGTGCTGTGGCTGCAGAGATGCAAAGCACCAACCAAGCTTGGCTAGTGGGGACAGGGAGAAAGGGCAGAGCTCTAGCCACCACTGGAGAAGGCACATGGACGGGGCCTAGCCAGCgaatttgagcaagctgtgagcaataaaacgGTTCCCCCagcctaccctttcccttgacttattccAGTTTCAGTGGTTTCATAGGGGatttgctccaggctgggaacacccttccccctggagctacacCCTCTCAGGGAGACCATATGCTCTCCTGTTGAACAATTCCCCAGAAAGCCAACTTCATTCCCCAACTATTCTGGGATGATGCTAGACCAATGCATTATGGAACACAAGACCACTCCATAATCATGTCTGAATACAGATGGAAGAATGAACACTGTCCAGACCACAAAAAGTGACTGGACAGCACCCTATCCTGGCCAATATGAGTGGCAGCTTCTTCTCTACCAGACACAACTTTAGCCTTGTTCTCATGTTCTTGCCCCCTAGATAAGAATGGTTAAGATACCCAATCATAGAATTATTTCCACTTTCTGGCAGCATCCAATCCAGAGCAAAGTCCACTCGCGTGACTCCCCCGACCTGTACAGTGTGTCCTTTCTAATACTCCCTTGCTGAGGCTTCCTGGTTCCCCAGTGTATCCTTGCTCTTTGCCGTGAGTCAAAAAACCAACTTTGTTCAGTGACACATGTGCTCTCAGTGGCCTCTGGCTGAACGACATTGACAAGAGGTAATACATCTCTTCATCCAGTGTCTGTGGGGTGCTCAAGTGTCtcaatgaacaacaacaaaaaaatacacagattttttttttctgactatgAGATATTTAACAGAAAACCAGGCAGTCAAGCAAAATAAagaatttggaaatttaaaaagggTGTTTCTAAATCTTAgcataaaattgaaataaagtGTAAAGTTTGTTTAGAAGTAAAGGAGAAcactacatataaaaatatttgttttaaggcTTCTTAAtcctttaaaaacttattttatagTATTgcttggcatttaaaaataatttttcttagagGCTGTTGTACAACAAAGTCTACTCTACTACTGATTATCTTTCCAtttcagaaaatacatatttccccCCTTTTTTATATGTTTCAAGAAAATTACATAAGCTATTAATTCTTTAAGTAGATAGGGAGGAATTTTATGTCCTTTTCTCTGCAGGCCAGGATTTCCAGTTTTGTTAGAATAATCTAGTATTTTATAACCAAATCAATAAAATGCTCTCTAGCTCATATGTTCTCTTTCAAGAATTCTATGAGACATATGCATTGTGTTTCATAATATTAATTTAGGAATCAACCTCTTAAGTTTACAGGTTTAATTCTCCTCACCATCTTTATACCCTCTTACTCcacttgtgagttctttattttgatttattttcttcctttcatttaaaGTACTTCTGTGAGTAATATTTTCAGAGAGGCTATGTGATCAGTCTGCCTGTCAGAAAATGACTTTCTGTTGCTCTTATTCCCCAAATATCTTGGATAAGCATTACATTCTGTGATCACaatcttttatgatttttttcctcccaaaacTTGGTAGGCATTATTTCAAAGTCtcctggaatttactgaggcagagaaaaattCTGTTATTCACataatgtttctttccttttacattgcctgatgtaatgaaaaaaaatgattgaTGCAGTAGCCTCACAAATATTGTAGACAGAACAAGCTGGAAAGTTTCAAAGGCTttactttttggttttgtttcttgtCCTAACTTTGTGCATAGGGGAGAGGAAGGCATTTATTCTGATTCTTTAAGTTGTTGTCATGTGTTCAAACTACAATTCTTCATATGCTTAAATGGCTTCTCTCTGCAGAGAAAAGCCATTAAGCATATGAAGAACTGTAGCAGTGCTCAGATGCAGCCAGCCTGCCTGGCCACAGAAGCATGgcaaaacatttcttttctgtgttttgatgGAGATCAGATCAGGGGAATACTGTTTCTCTCACTGACTGGCATGAATACCTTATTAGGAGTTGACTTTATAGGCAGCAACCCTTCGCTTCACAATTCATGCACATTTAATCTGGGACTTACAGTAGTGACCAGATGCCTTCTGTTGGGGACCAGGTGCAGTTTCAGAGGTGGGATTGAAATTTGTCTCCATTAATTGTCCTTCCACTTGCCCTCATTTCCAGACCTTGCCACTCTAAGTTTGGGAGCGTTATTTAGCTCTCTTCTGCTAGGATGCATGGACTTTTCCTCTTCTAAGGTGAGCCTTTCTTTTGCATATAGAGATCCACAGATTGGTCCACATTCAGTCCTACTGTGGCTGTCACTCTCTCACACATGTATTTCTCAGCATTGGGGGAATGAAGCATTTGTGGCTCCCAGTAAACACAATTCTCTCCCTGCTTTGCATTTGAGTGTGACAACGGGGAATTGGAAAGTTCAAAAGGTTTGAAAAGTAGGTACGTGGGCTGAAGAGTTCACCATTTGGAAACTGAAATTACTACttctcatttacatttaaaaaatctgctccTGTAGTCTAATTTTAATCATCACTAGAACAAGGTTATAAATACATAACTGAAATAGATTTATATGCATATTTGGTGacctttcaataattattttaaaaaatagtacatTGTATTCATGCATCTCCAATTCTTTAAAGACATTCTTTCTAGTTGTGACAGACCACAAGTTATCACCTAAAATCTGTTGTCACCTTTTTCTACTTTAAGAAGATTTCTGCTGGGCACCTGGCTTTGTGGAACAAAAACTACTTATTTTTGATGTTTGCACTTAAGTATGGCTATGTGACTAGACTCTGGCCATTAGAATATAAATTACACAGAAGTTATATGGAAAAAGTTTTGGGAAAACTTTCTGAAAAAACAGTGTTAAGGttgcggagccaagatggcggcgtgagtagagcagtggaaatctcctcccaaaaacacatagagctatgaaaacataacaaagaaaaatcttcctaaaatagagaccacaggacacaggacaacatccagaccacatccacacctgcaagaacccagcgccttgtgaagggggtaagatacaagccccggcccggcgggacccgagcgcccctccccccggctcccggcgggtggagagaaaccggagtggtttttttttggcgagcgctttttggaagccttagagggacgggcccccgttgctggggagacagggtggcgggaccggtgaggaggtgcctgggaacggcgccggaggacaaagaatatcccgcgtttctccctgcgagacctgggggcgggtgcctgagaccggtgcctgaggacggaggaggtcgcgcgtttttcccttttttttttttttctctttttggcgagcgctgtttggaagccttgaagggacggggaccccagtgctagggaggcacggtggcgggactggtgagcaggtggctgggaccagcgcctgaggacaaagaatatcccccgtttttccctgcgggaccggtgggcgggtgcctgagaccggcacttgaggacagaggaaatcgcgcatttttcccctttttttttttctcttttctgcgagtgctttttggaagcctaaaagggacagggaccccggtgctagggaggcagggcggcgggactggtgagcgggtgcctggaactagcaccggaggacaaagaatatcccgcatttttccctgtggaaccggtgggtgggtgcctgagaccagcacctgaggacggaagaaatcgcgcatttttccccttttttttctctctttttgccgagtgctttttggaagccttgaagggacagggaccccggtgctagggaggcagggcggcgggactggtgagcgggtgcgtgggaccagtgcctgaggacaaagaatattgagcgttccttccctgcgggaccggtgggtgggtgctttttggaagccttgaaaggacagggaccctggtgctagggagacagggcagcaggaccagtgagcgggtgcctgggaccggcacctgaggacaaaaaaaaaaaaaaaaaaaaaaaaaaattgcttgttttttcctttttttccttttttttttctctttgtttctgttccctctctcattgttgctgctgttgttttggtttggagagtgctttttggaaatcttaaaggggcaggacaggtcacttagaccagaagcagggaatctggggatctctgggcactctaaccccctgggcagcagggagcacagaggccccttacagagataaatagtctcctggctgctccccctccaacggggctccaccattttggaggaacagccccagccaggccaagcccacagcaacagcggagataaaccccaaagcaactgggcaggaagcagaagccctgtctgcgcacagctgcccagcacaagccactagaggtcgctattctcccaggaaaaggctacaaaccaacaagaagggaagctcttccagcggtcacttgtaccagctctgcaaactatctctatcaccatgaaaaggcaaaactacaggcagacaaagatcacagagacaacacctgagaaggagacagacctaactagtcttcctgaaaaagaattcaaaataaaaatcatgaacatgctgacagagatgcagaaaaaaatgcaagagcaatgggatgagatgcagagaaaaatgcaagagcagtgggatgaagtccggaaggagatcacagatgtcaggaaagagatcacagaagtgaaacaatccctggaaggatttataagcagaatggataagatgcaagaggccattgaaggaatagaagccagagaacaggaacgtatagaagctgacatagagagagataaaaggatctccaggaatgaaacaacactaagagaaatatgtgaccaatacaaaaggaaaaacattcgtattatagggataccagaagaggaagaaagaggaaaagggatagaaagtgtctttgaagaaataattgctgaaaacttccccaaactgggggaggaaataatcgaacagaccatggaattatacagaacccccaacagaaaggatccaaggaggacaacaccaagacacataataattaa
The DNA window shown above is from Manis javanica isolate MJ-LG chromosome 3, MJ_LKY, whole genome shotgun sequence and carries:
- the RTP2 gene encoding receptor-transporting protein 2 encodes the protein MCTSLTTCEWKKVFYEKMEVAKPADSWELIIDPNLKPNELAPGWKQYLEQQASGRFHCSWCWHTWQSPHVVILFHMYLDRARRTGSVRMRIFKQLCYECGAARLDESSMLEENIESLVDNLITSLREQCYDEDGGQYRIHVAGRPNSGPHRSEFCEACQEGIVHWKPSEKLLEEEATTYNSGASKSRAQEGWGYNFFSLRWCVFAASLCVLIVYLQYSFRSSVLF